Proteins from a single region of Nomia melanderi isolate GNS246 chromosome 11, iyNomMela1, whole genome shotgun sequence:
- the LOC116435199 gene encoding uncharacterized protein LOC116435199 translates to MPLRSEASSSSRDTLNTVSTADERGRTGRYLAGGAALAITLLALHHALLRDTSTIAGVCIPAIIMVSYIIWILYSAHRDRRKASRSATTVQLTEVISAPPRTQDRTCRNVASTDELRKGCPKLTNEDSRGSRENPAFSVKDEAV, encoded by the exons ATGCCTCTCAGATCGGAAGCATCGTCCTCGTCGAGGGATACGCTCAACACCGTCTCCACTGCG GACGAGCGAGGACGGACCGGAAGATACCTCGCTGGCGGAGCGGCGCTTGCGATCACGTTGCTGGCGCTGCATCATGCGCTTTTGCGGGACACGTCGACTATAGCTGGCGTCTGCATACCGGCCATTATAATGGTGTCCTACATTATCTGGATTCTGTATTCCGCCCATCGGGATCGGCGAAAG GCGTCGAGATCCGCAACCACGGTGCAGCTGACGGAAGTCATCAGCGCGCCGCCCAGGACCCAGGACAGGACCTGCAGGAATGTGGCCAGCACGGACGAGCTGCGGAAGGGCTGCCCGAAATTGACCAATGAAGATTCACGCGGGTCCAGGGAGAATCCAGCGTTCAGCGTCAAAGACGAAGCCGTGTGA